Proteins from one Meriones unguiculatus strain TT.TT164.6M chromosome 10, Bangor_MerUng_6.1, whole genome shotgun sequence genomic window:
- the LOC110564146 gene encoding guanylate-binding protein 3, which produces MASASTMEAPICLVENWKGQLMVNPEAIRILEKISQPLVVVAIVGLYRTGKSYLMNRLAGQNHGFSLGSTVQSKTKGIWMWCVPHPTKPTHTLVLLDTEGLGDVEKGDLKNDSWIFALAVLLSSTLVYNSMSTINHQALEQLHYVTELTQLIRAKANPREDKVGDSSGFVGFFPDFIWAVRDFVLELKLDGRVISEDEYLENALKLIPGKNPKVQKSNMTRESIRYFFPVRKCFVFDRPTSDKNLLFQIEKVPENQLEWNFQEESKRFCSYIFTNAKSKTLTGGIVVTGNRLGTLVQTYVDAINSGTVPCLENAVTTLAERENSIAVQKAADHYSEQMAQRVRLPTDTLQELLDVHAACEKEAIAAFMEHSFKDDEQEFQKRLMATIEERKEAFRQQNEAASVSYCQDELEKLSETLRENISRGAFSVPGGHSLYLEARKKVERDYERVPRKGVKAKEVLKSFLQSQATMENSILQSDKALTDGERAIAAERTKKEVAEKERELLRQKQKEQEQVMEAQERSFRENIAKLQEKMEEEKEKLLKEQEKMLEHKLKVQQELLIEGFRKKSDMLKNEISQLREEMERTRKKSSLFGHILSTVGDAFIMILPGAGKICGAGLKVLSSLMP; this is translated from the exons ATGGCGTCTGCATCAACGATGGAGGCCCCCATTTGTCTGGTGGAAAACTGGAAAGGGCAGCTGATGGTAAATCCGGAGGCCATAAGGATTCTTGAGAAGATATCTCAGCCTCTGGTGGTGGTGGCCATTGTTGGTTTATATCGTACAGGAAAGTCCTACCTCATGAACCGTCTTGCAGGACAGAACCACG GCTTCTCCTTGGGCTCCACAGTGCAATCCAAAACCAAGGGCATCTGGATGTGGTGTGTGCCTCACCCCACTAAGCCAACCCACACCCTGGTCCTTCTGGACACGGAGGGCCTTGGTGATGTAGAAAAG GGTGACCTTAAGAATGACTCCTGGATCTTCGCCCTGGCCGTGCTTTTAAGCAGCACCTTGGTCTACAACAGCATGAGCACCATCAACCACCAGGCCCTGGAGCAGCTGCA CTATGTGACTGAATTAACACAGCTAATCCGGGCAAAAGCCAACCCCAGAGAGGACAAAGTAGGGGACTCTAGTGGGTTCGTGGGTTTCTTTCCAGACTTCATCTGGGCTGTTCGAGATTTTGttctggagctgaagttagaTGGACGCGTCATCTCGGAAGACGAGTACCTGGAGAATGCCCTGAAGCTCATCCCAG gaaAGAATCCCAAAGTCCAAAAGTCCAACATGACCAGAGAATCTATCAGATATTTCTTTCCAGTACGGAAGTGCTTTGTCTTCGACCGACCTACAAGTGACAAAAACTTATTGTTCCAAATTGAAAAGGTTCCAGAAAACCAACTGGAATGGAATTTCCAGGAGGAATCAAAAAGATTCTGTTCCTACATCTTCACCAATGCGAAGAGCAAGACTCTGACAGGGGGGATTGTTGTCACGGGAAATC GGCTGGGGACTCTGGTGCAGACCTATGTGGATGCCATCAACAGCGGGACTGTGCCGTGTTTGGAGAATGCGGTGACGACCCTGGCTGAGCGTGAGAACTCCATAGCTGTGCAGAAGGCAGCTGACCACTACAGTGAGCAGATGGCCCAGCGAGTGAGGCTCCCCACGGACACGCTCCAGGAGCTGCTGGATGTGCACGCAGCCTGCGAGAAGGAAGCCATTGCTGCCTTCATGGAGCACTCCTTCAAGGACGATGAGCAGGAGTTCCAGAAGAGGCTCATG GCCACcatagaggaaaggaaggaagctttCCGGCAACAGAATGAAGCAGCATCTGTCAGTTACTGCCAGGATGAGCTGGAGAAGCTTTCAGAGACCCTGAGGGAGAACATCTCACGTGGAGCCTTCTCTGTTCCCGGGGGACACAGCCTCTACTTAGAAGCCAGGAAGAAGGTTGAGCGGGACTATGAGCGAGTGCCCAGGAAGGGAGTGAAG GCAAAAGAGGTTCTCAAGAGTTTCCTACAGTCTCAGGCTACTATGGAGAACTCCATCCTGCAGTCAGACAAAGCCCTTACAGATGGAGAGAGGGCCATAGCAG CTGAGCGGACAAAGAAGGAAGTGGCTGAGAAGGAACGAGAGCTgctgagacagaaacagaaagagcaagAGCAAGTGATGGAGGCTCAAGAGAGAAGCTTCCGAGAAAACATTGCTAAACTtcaggagaagatggaggaggagaaggagaagttgTTGAAGGAGCAGGAGAAGATGCTGGAGCACAAGTTGAAG GTTCAACAAGAACTGCTTATTGAAGGATTCAGAAAGAAATCTGATATGTTAAAGAATGAAATTAGTCAACTgagagaagagatggagagaacTAGGAAAAAATCCTCACTGTTTGGGCACATCCTTAGCACAGTTGGTGATGCTTTCATTATGATTTTACCAGGAGCTGGTAAAATATGCGGCGCAGGGCTGAAAGTCCTCAGCTCACTTATGCCATAG